The following proteins come from a genomic window of Panthera leo isolate Ple1 chromosome E2, P.leo_Ple1_pat1.1, whole genome shotgun sequence:
- the FCSK gene encoding L-fucose kinase isoform X2, which produces MAQPKGVDWTVVILTCQHKDNVQVFQRELEVRQKREQIPAGTLLLAVEDPEMRVGSGGATLNALLVAAEHLSARAGFTVVTSDVLHSARILILHMGRDFPFDDCGRAFTCLPVENPQAPVEAVVCNLDCLLDTMSHRLGPGSPPGVWVCSTDMLLSVPPNPGISWDNFRGAKVIALPGNPAYARNHGVYLTDSQGFVLDIYYQGTEAEIQRCARPDGQVSGIAFFSVETAEHLLATHVSPPLDACTYMGLDSGARPVQLSLFFDILLCMARNVNREDFLVGQPPEMGQGDMDIGSYLRGARAELWKELRDQPLTMAYVPDGSYSYMTSSASEFLHSLTFPGAPRARVVHSQVEEPQLLGAKSSVVSCLLEGPVQLGPGSVLQHCHLQGPVHIGTGCLVSGLDTAQCKALHGLELHDLVLQGHHVRLHGTPSRVFTLVGRLDSWERQGTGTYLNMSWSEFFEKTGVRDWDLWDPDTPPAERCLLSARLFPVLHPLRALGPRDMLWMLDPQEDRGKALRAWRACWRLSWEQLQPCLDRAATLASRRDLFFRQALHKARHVLEARQDLSLCPLIRAAVREGCPGPLLATLDQVAAGAEDPGVAARALACVADVLGCMAEGQGGLRSGPAANPEWMQPFSYLECGDLAAGVQALAQERDKWLSRPALLVRAARHYEGAGQILIRQAVMSAQHFVSMEPVEPPAPGRWVVAECPARVDFSGGWSDTPPLAYELGGAVLGLAVRVDGRRPIGARARRIPEPELWLAVGPQQDKMTMKTVCRNLDDLQDYCQPHAPGALLKATFICAGIVHVGSKLSLREQLLHTFGGGFELHTWSELPHGSGLGTSSILAGAALAALQRVAGRVVGTEALIHAVLHLEQVLTTGGGWQDQVGGLVPGIKVGRSRAQLPLKVEVEEITVPEGFLRKLNDHLLLVYTGKTRLARNLLQDVLRSWYARLPAVVQNAHSLVRHTEECAKAFRQGSLPLLGQCLTTYWEQKKLMAPGCEPLAVRRMMDVLAPHVHGQSLAGAGGGGFLYLLTKEPQQKEALEAVLAKTEGLGNYSVHLVEVDTQGLSLQLLGSETST; this is translated from the exons ATGGCGCAGCCAAAGGGGGTTGATTGGACGGTCGTCATCCTGACGTGCCAGCACAAGGATAATGTCCAGGTCTTCCAGAGAG AGCTGGAGGTGCGGCAGAAGCGGGAGCAGATCCCGGCCGGGACACTGTTACTGGCTGTGGAGGACCCTGAGATGCGCGTGGGCAGTGGAGGAGCCACCCTCAATGCCCTGCTGGTGGCTGCGGAACACCTGAGTGCCCGGGCAGGCTTCACC GTGGTGACATCTGATGTCCTGCACTCGGCCCGGATCCTTATCCTGCACATG GGCCGAGACTTCCCTTTTGACGACTGTGGCAGGGCCTTCACCTGCCTCCCTGTGGAGAACCCCCAGGCTCCCGTGGAGGCTGTGGTCTGCAACCTGGACTGCTTGCTGGACACCATGAGCCATCGG cTGGGCCCAGGCTCCCCACCGGGTGTGTGGGTTTGCAGCACCGACATGCTGCTGTCTGTTCCTCCAAACCCAG GGATCAGCTGGGACAACTTCCGGGGAGCCAAAGTGATTGCCCTTCCAGGGAACCCGGCCTATGCCCGGAACCATGGCGTTTACCTCACTGACTCCCAG GGCTTCGTTTTGGACATTTACTACCAGGGCACCGAGGCAGAGATACAACGGTGTGCCAGGCCGGATGGGCAG GTCTCAGGGATCGCCTTCTTCTCTGTGGAGACTGCTGAGCACCTCCTGGCCACCCATGTGAGCCCACCCTTGGATGCCTGCACCTACATGGGCTTAGACTCTGGAGCCCGGCCTGTCCAG CTATCTCTCTTTTTCGACATCCTGCTCTGCATGGCCCGGAACGTGAACAGGGAGGACTTCCTGGTGGGGCAGCCTCCAGAGATGGGCCAAGGTGACATGGACATCGGAAGTTACCTGCGGGGTGCCCGGGCTGAACTGTGGAAGGAGCTTCGTGACCAGCCCCTCACCATGG CTTATGTCCCTGATGGCAGCTACAGCTACATGACCAGCTCGGCCAGTGAGTTCTTACACAGCCTCACATTTCCAGGGGCTCCCAGGGCCCGGGTAGTGCACTCCCAGGTGGAG GAGCCACAGCTCCTGGGTGCCAAGAGCTCCGTGGTCAGCTGCCTGCTGGAAGGCCCTGTCCAACTGGGTCCTGGGAGTGTCCTGCAGCACTGCCATCTTCAG GGCCCTGTTCATATCGGCACTGGCTGCTTGGTGAGTGGCCTGGACACGGCCCAGTGCAAGGCACTGCACGGCTTGGAGCTGCATGACCTCGTCCTTCAGGGACACCACGTGCGGCTGCACGGCACCCCCAGCCGTGTCTTCACCCTCGTTGGCCGTCTGGACAGCTGGGAG agACAGGGGACAGGAACGTATCTTAACATGTCCTGGAGTGAATTCTTCGAGAAGACAGGCGTTCG AGACTGGGATCTGTGGGACCCAGACACGCCCCCTGCGGAGCGTTGCCTTCTTAGTGCCCGCCTCTTTCCCGTGCTCCACCCCTTGAGGGCCCTGGGACCCCGGGACATGCTGTGGATGCTGGACCCCCAGGAGGATAGGGGCAAGGCCCTGCGGGCCTGGCGAGCCTGCTGGCGTCTGTCCTGGGAGCAGCTGCAGCCGTGCCTGGACCGGGCTGCCACACTGGCCTCCCGCCGGGACCTGTTCTTCCGCCAGGCCCTGCATAAGGCGAGGCATGTGCTGGAGGCTCGGCAGGACCTCAGCCTGTGCCCGCTGATCCGGGCCGCTGTCCGAGAGGGCTGTCCTGGGCCCCTGCTAGCCACGCTGGACCAGG TTGCAGCCGGTGCGGAAGACCCTGGGGTGGCGGCCCGGGCTCTCGCCTGTGTGGCGGATGTACTGGGCTGCATGGCAGAGGGCCAGGGAGGCTTACGGAGCGGTCCAGCCGCCAATCCCGAGTGGATGCAGCCCTTCTCATATCTGGAGTGTGGAGACCTGGCGGCCGGCGTGCAGGCACTTGCCCAGGAGCGGGACAAGTGGCTGAGCAG GCCAGCGTTGCTAGTGCGAGCTGCCCGCCACTACGAGGGAGCTGGGCAGATTCTGATCCGCCAGGCTGTGATGTCAGCCCAGCACTTTGTCTCCATGGAGCCAGTGGAGCCGCCAGCACCTGGGCGGTGGGTGGTGGCTGAGTGCCCTGCTCGCGTGGATTTCTCTG GTGGCTGGAGTGACACGCCACCCCTTGCCTATGAGCTTGGTGGGGCAGTGCTGGGTCTGGCTGTGCGAGTGGATGGTCGCCGGCCCATCGGGGCCAGGGCACGCCGCATCCCAGAGCCTGAGCTGTGGCTGGCAGTGGGGCCTCAGCAGGACAAGATGACCATGAAGACAGTGTGCCGGAACCTAGATGACCTGCAGGATTACTGCCAGCCCCATGCCCCAG GGGCTCTGCTGAAGGCAACCTTCATCTGTGCGGGGATCGTGCATGTTGGCTCCAAGCTTTCCCTGAGAGAGCAGCTGCTGCACACCTTTGGGGGTGGCTTCGAGCTGCATACCTGGTCTGAGCTGCCCCATGGCTCCGGTCTCG GCACTAGCAGCATCCTGGCAGGCGCAGCCCTGGCTGCCTTGCAGAGGGTCGCGGGCCGGGTAGTGGGCACAGAGGCCCTGATCCATGCAGTGCTGCACCTGGAACAGGTGCTCACCACAG GAGGTGGCTGGCAGGACCAAGTGGGTGGCCTCGTGCCTGGCATCAAGGTGGGGCGCTCTCGGGCTCAGCTGCCACTGAAGGTGGAGGTGGAAGAGATCACTGTGCCTGAGGGCTTCCTCCGGAAGCTCAATGACCACCTGCTCCTGGTATACACTGGCAAGACACGCCTGGCCCGGAATCTGCTGCAG GATGTGCTGAGGAGCTGGTATGCCCGGCTGCCTGCCGTCGTGCAGAATGCCCACAGCCTGGTGCGGCACACCGAGGAGTGTGCAAAAGCCTTCCGCCAAG
- the FCSK gene encoding L-fucose kinase isoform X1, translating into MAQPKGVDWTVVILTCQHKDNVQVFQRELEVRQKREQIPAGTLLLAVEDPEMRVGSGGATLNALLVAAEHLSARAGFTVVTSDVLHSARILILHMGRDFPFDDCGRAFTCLPVENPQAPVEAVVCNLDCLLDTMSHRLGPGSPPGVWVCSTDMLLSVPPNPGISWDNFRGAKVIALPGNPAYARNHGVYLTDSQGFVLDIYYQGTEAEIQRCARPDGQVPLVSGIAFFSVETAEHLLATHVSPPLDACTYMGLDSGARPVQLSLFFDILLCMARNVNREDFLVGQPPEMGQGDMDIGSYLRGARAELWKELRDQPLTMAYVPDGSYSYMTSSASEFLHSLTFPGAPRARVVHSQVEEPQLLGAKSSVVSCLLEGPVQLGPGSVLQHCHLQGPVHIGTGCLVSGLDTAQCKALHGLELHDLVLQGHHVRLHGTPSRVFTLVGRLDSWERQGTGTYLNMSWSEFFEKTGVRDWDLWDPDTPPAERCLLSARLFPVLHPLRALGPRDMLWMLDPQEDRGKALRAWRACWRLSWEQLQPCLDRAATLASRRDLFFRQALHKARHVLEARQDLSLCPLIRAAVREGCPGPLLATLDQVAAGAEDPGVAARALACVADVLGCMAEGQGGLRSGPAANPEWMQPFSYLECGDLAAGVQALAQERDKWLSRPALLVRAARHYEGAGQILIRQAVMSAQHFVSMEPVEPPAPGRWVVAECPARVDFSGGWSDTPPLAYELGGAVLGLAVRVDGRRPIGARARRIPEPELWLAVGPQQDKMTMKTVCRNLDDLQDYCQPHAPGALLKATFICAGIVHVGSKLSLREQLLHTFGGGFELHTWSELPHGSGLGTSSILAGAALAALQRVAGRVVGTEALIHAVLHLEQVLTTGGGWQDQVGGLVPGIKVGRSRAQLPLKVEVEEITVPEGFLRKLNDHLLLVYTGKTRLARNLLQDVLRSWYARLPAVVQNAHSLVRHTEECAKAFRQGSLPLLGQCLTTYWEQKKLMAPGCEPLAVRRMMDVLAPHVHGQSLAGAGGGGFLYLLTKEPQQKEALEAVLAKTEGLGNYSVHLVEVDTQGLSLQLLGSETST; encoded by the exons ATGGCGCAGCCAAAGGGGGTTGATTGGACGGTCGTCATCCTGACGTGCCAGCACAAGGATAATGTCCAGGTCTTCCAGAGAG AGCTGGAGGTGCGGCAGAAGCGGGAGCAGATCCCGGCCGGGACACTGTTACTGGCTGTGGAGGACCCTGAGATGCGCGTGGGCAGTGGAGGAGCCACCCTCAATGCCCTGCTGGTGGCTGCGGAACACCTGAGTGCCCGGGCAGGCTTCACC GTGGTGACATCTGATGTCCTGCACTCGGCCCGGATCCTTATCCTGCACATG GGCCGAGACTTCCCTTTTGACGACTGTGGCAGGGCCTTCACCTGCCTCCCTGTGGAGAACCCCCAGGCTCCCGTGGAGGCTGTGGTCTGCAACCTGGACTGCTTGCTGGACACCATGAGCCATCGG cTGGGCCCAGGCTCCCCACCGGGTGTGTGGGTTTGCAGCACCGACATGCTGCTGTCTGTTCCTCCAAACCCAG GGATCAGCTGGGACAACTTCCGGGGAGCCAAAGTGATTGCCCTTCCAGGGAACCCGGCCTATGCCCGGAACCATGGCGTTTACCTCACTGACTCCCAG GGCTTCGTTTTGGACATTTACTACCAGGGCACCGAGGCAGAGATACAACGGTGTGCCAGGCCGGATGGGCAGGTGCCACTG GTCTCAGGGATCGCCTTCTTCTCTGTGGAGACTGCTGAGCACCTCCTGGCCACCCATGTGAGCCCACCCTTGGATGCCTGCACCTACATGGGCTTAGACTCTGGAGCCCGGCCTGTCCAG CTATCTCTCTTTTTCGACATCCTGCTCTGCATGGCCCGGAACGTGAACAGGGAGGACTTCCTGGTGGGGCAGCCTCCAGAGATGGGCCAAGGTGACATGGACATCGGAAGTTACCTGCGGGGTGCCCGGGCTGAACTGTGGAAGGAGCTTCGTGACCAGCCCCTCACCATGG CTTATGTCCCTGATGGCAGCTACAGCTACATGACCAGCTCGGCCAGTGAGTTCTTACACAGCCTCACATTTCCAGGGGCTCCCAGGGCCCGGGTAGTGCACTCCCAGGTGGAG GAGCCACAGCTCCTGGGTGCCAAGAGCTCCGTGGTCAGCTGCCTGCTGGAAGGCCCTGTCCAACTGGGTCCTGGGAGTGTCCTGCAGCACTGCCATCTTCAG GGCCCTGTTCATATCGGCACTGGCTGCTTGGTGAGTGGCCTGGACACGGCCCAGTGCAAGGCACTGCACGGCTTGGAGCTGCATGACCTCGTCCTTCAGGGACACCACGTGCGGCTGCACGGCACCCCCAGCCGTGTCTTCACCCTCGTTGGCCGTCTGGACAGCTGGGAG agACAGGGGACAGGAACGTATCTTAACATGTCCTGGAGTGAATTCTTCGAGAAGACAGGCGTTCG AGACTGGGATCTGTGGGACCCAGACACGCCCCCTGCGGAGCGTTGCCTTCTTAGTGCCCGCCTCTTTCCCGTGCTCCACCCCTTGAGGGCCCTGGGACCCCGGGACATGCTGTGGATGCTGGACCCCCAGGAGGATAGGGGCAAGGCCCTGCGGGCCTGGCGAGCCTGCTGGCGTCTGTCCTGGGAGCAGCTGCAGCCGTGCCTGGACCGGGCTGCCACACTGGCCTCCCGCCGGGACCTGTTCTTCCGCCAGGCCCTGCATAAGGCGAGGCATGTGCTGGAGGCTCGGCAGGACCTCAGCCTGTGCCCGCTGATCCGGGCCGCTGTCCGAGAGGGCTGTCCTGGGCCCCTGCTAGCCACGCTGGACCAGG TTGCAGCCGGTGCGGAAGACCCTGGGGTGGCGGCCCGGGCTCTCGCCTGTGTGGCGGATGTACTGGGCTGCATGGCAGAGGGCCAGGGAGGCTTACGGAGCGGTCCAGCCGCCAATCCCGAGTGGATGCAGCCCTTCTCATATCTGGAGTGTGGAGACCTGGCGGCCGGCGTGCAGGCACTTGCCCAGGAGCGGGACAAGTGGCTGAGCAG GCCAGCGTTGCTAGTGCGAGCTGCCCGCCACTACGAGGGAGCTGGGCAGATTCTGATCCGCCAGGCTGTGATGTCAGCCCAGCACTTTGTCTCCATGGAGCCAGTGGAGCCGCCAGCACCTGGGCGGTGGGTGGTGGCTGAGTGCCCTGCTCGCGTGGATTTCTCTG GTGGCTGGAGTGACACGCCACCCCTTGCCTATGAGCTTGGTGGGGCAGTGCTGGGTCTGGCTGTGCGAGTGGATGGTCGCCGGCCCATCGGGGCCAGGGCACGCCGCATCCCAGAGCCTGAGCTGTGGCTGGCAGTGGGGCCTCAGCAGGACAAGATGACCATGAAGACAGTGTGCCGGAACCTAGATGACCTGCAGGATTACTGCCAGCCCCATGCCCCAG GGGCTCTGCTGAAGGCAACCTTCATCTGTGCGGGGATCGTGCATGTTGGCTCCAAGCTTTCCCTGAGAGAGCAGCTGCTGCACACCTTTGGGGGTGGCTTCGAGCTGCATACCTGGTCTGAGCTGCCCCATGGCTCCGGTCTCG GCACTAGCAGCATCCTGGCAGGCGCAGCCCTGGCTGCCTTGCAGAGGGTCGCGGGCCGGGTAGTGGGCACAGAGGCCCTGATCCATGCAGTGCTGCACCTGGAACAGGTGCTCACCACAG GAGGTGGCTGGCAGGACCAAGTGGGTGGCCTCGTGCCTGGCATCAAGGTGGGGCGCTCTCGGGCTCAGCTGCCACTGAAGGTGGAGGTGGAAGAGATCACTGTGCCTGAGGGCTTCCTCCGGAAGCTCAATGACCACCTGCTCCTGGTATACACTGGCAAGACACGCCTGGCCCGGAATCTGCTGCAG GATGTGCTGAGGAGCTGGTATGCCCGGCTGCCTGCCGTCGTGCAGAATGCCCACAGCCTGGTGCGGCACACCGAGGAGTGTGCAAAAGCCTTCCGCCAAG